In Panthera leo isolate Ple1 chromosome B3, P.leo_Ple1_pat1.1, whole genome shotgun sequence, a single genomic region encodes these proteins:
- the LIN52 gene encoding protein lin-52 homolog isoform X2 — translation MGWKMASPTDGADLEASLLSFEKLDRASPDLWPEQLPGVAEFAASFKSPITSSPPKWMAEIERDDIDMLKELGSLTTANLMEKVRGLQNLAYQLGLDEYYSSTLRVDIYLTP, via the exons ATGGGTTGGAAGATGGCGTCTCCCACAGACG GGGCAGATCTGGAAGCATCTCTGCTAAGTTTTGAAAAACTTGACCGTGCCTCACCAGACCTTTGGCCAGAACAAT taccAGGTGTTGCTGAATTCGCAGCTTCCTTTAAAAGt CCTATTACTAGTTCTCCACCCAAATGGATGGCTGAAATAGAACGTGATGACATTGACATGTTGAAAG AACTGGGGAGCCTCACCACAGCTAATTTGATGGAGAAGGTACGGGGCCTGCAGAACTTGGCCTATCAGCTGGGGCTAGATGAGT ATTATTCATCTACTCTAAGGGTTGACATTTACTTGACACCCTAA
- the LIN52 gene encoding protein lin-52 homolog isoform X3: MGWKMASPTDGADLEASLLSFEKLDRASPDLWPEQLPGVAEFAASFKSPITSSPPKWMAEIERDDIDMLKELGSLTTANLMEKVRGLQNLAYQLGLDEYAETEA; encoded by the exons ATGGGTTGGAAGATGGCGTCTCCCACAGACG GGGCAGATCTGGAAGCATCTCTGCTAAGTTTTGAAAAACTTGACCGTGCCTCACCAGACCTTTGGCCAGAACAAT taccAGGTGTTGCTGAATTCGCAGCTTCCTTTAAAAGt CCTATTACTAGTTCTCCACCCAAATGGATGGCTGAAATAGAACGTGATGACATTGACATGTTGAAAG AACTGGGGAGCCTCACCACAGCTAATTTGATGGAGAAGGTACGGGGCCTGCAGAACTTGGCCTATCAGCTGGGGCTAGATGAGT
- the LIN52 gene encoding protein lin-52 homolog isoform X4 — translation MGWKMASPTDGADLEASLLSFEKLDRASPDLWPEQLPGVAEFAASFKSPITSSPPKWMAEIERDDIDMLKELGSLTTANLMEKVRGLQNLAYQLGLDE, via the exons ATGGGTTGGAAGATGGCGTCTCCCACAGACG GGGCAGATCTGGAAGCATCTCTGCTAAGTTTTGAAAAACTTGACCGTGCCTCACCAGACCTTTGGCCAGAACAAT taccAGGTGTTGCTGAATTCGCAGCTTCCTTTAAAAGt CCTATTACTAGTTCTCCACCCAAATGGATGGCTGAAATAGAACGTGATGACATTGACATGTTGAAAG AACTGGGGAGCCTCACCACAGCTAATTTGATGGAGAAGGTACGGGGCCTGCAGAACTTGGCCTATCAGCTGGGGCTAGATGAGT